In Pungitius pungitius chromosome 2, fPunPun2.1, whole genome shotgun sequence, a single window of DNA contains:
- the dclre1c gene encoding protein artemis, which produces MSSFAGRMKEYPTVSLDRFDRENVYSRAYFLSHCHKDHMKGLKGPKLKRKLQFSRTVRLYCSFVTKELLLSNPKYSFWEEYIVPLELESPTQISLVDETSGEKEEVVVTLLPAGHCPGSVMFLFEGSRGNVLYTGDFRLAAGDVSRIEHLHSGSRVKDIESVYLDSTFYDPRFYQIPTREVCLNGISELVGNWISQSSYHVVWLNCKAAYGYEYLFTNLGEEFNTQIHVRSLAMFKKMPEILSYVTTDRRTQIHACRHPKDEGFLHGNRLPCGCTAPDGTPLHIISIKPSTMWFGERMRKTNVIIKTGESSFRACFSFHSSYSEIKNFLSYLQPVNVYPSVIPMGRTLAEVTQMLKLMCRKEADHAASVYKPLGVLKRSTTEPPAYDSDSDDQLFDGLHLAPVRKKTALDQDMKKVKASSPAEAAPPADGLEPFPLTVTETKPGTRDFVDCTESNDEEEDDRQEVEEEEEEEEEEEGKENLMEVKENQKKEIEVEGSGSSDLPKWDDFFTAEVLTDSQNSLNSQLHSCCSVPSPAPSKMTGSQSPDLFDPEENFSLTLSASLSDHSSQNLEAYLPDTLLLQPEQGGRGQEDPWTNAVSGAKEGNGQSEAEELSGSQVSSDFDIPCTPESKVPRPDDLSQLYRNLASGEDVDVRKGSQRLM; this is translated from the exons ATGAGTTCCTTTGCGGGTCGAATGAAGGAGTATCCCACGGTGTCTCTGGACCGGTTCGACCGGGAGAACGTATACTCCCGCGCTTATTTCCTCTCGCACTGTCACAAAG ATCACATGAAAGGACTAAAGGGACCAAAACTAAAGAGAAAACTGCAGTTCAG TCGTACAGTGAGACTCTACTGTTCCTTTGTGACCAAAGAGCTTCTGCTGAGCAATCCCAAGTACTCTTTCTGGGAGGAATACATA GTCCCCTTAGAGCTGGAGAGCCCAACTCAGATTTCTCTGGTCGACGAGACATCTGGAGAG AAAGAAGAGGTTGTGGTCACGTTGCTTCCCGCAGGCCACTGTCCCGGCTCTGTTAT GTTCCTGTTCGAGGGTTCCCGTGGCAACGTGCTGTACACAGGGGACTTCAGGTTGGCAGCAGGAGACGTCTCGAGGATAGAACATCTGCACTCTGGCAGccg AGTGAAGGATATTGAGAGTGTTTATTTGGACTCGACTTTCTACGACCCACGATTCTACCAGATTCCCACTCGG GAGGTCTGTCTGAACGGGATCTCAGAGCTTGTTGGAAACTGGATCAGTCAGAGTTCGTATCACGTGGTGTGGCTCAACTGTAAAGCTGCGTATGGATATGAATACCTGTTCACCAACCTGGGGGAGGAGTTCAACACGCAG ATCCACGTCAGAAGTCTGGCGATGTTCAAGAAGATGCCGGAGATCCTGAGCTACGTGACCACGGACCGCCGGACGCAGATCCACGCCTGTCGACACCCGAAG gatgaGGGGTTTCTCCACGGCAACCGTCTGCCGTGCGGCTGCACGGCCCCCGACGGGACTCCTCTCCACATCATCAGCATCAAACCGTCCACCATGTGGTTCGGAGAGAGGATGAGGAAAACCAACGTCATCATAAA gACAGGAGAAAGTTCCTTCAGAGCATGCTTCAGTTTCCACTCCTCCTACTCGGAG ATTAAAAACTTCCTGTCGTACCTCCAGCCGGTCAACGTCTACCCGAGTGTCATCCCCATGGGCCGGACGCTGGCAGAGGTCACTCAGAT GTTGAAGCTGATGTGCAGGAAAGAGGCCGACCACGCGGCGTCCGTATACAAACCTCTGGGAGTCCTCAAACGCAGCACGACAGAGCCCCCTGCATACG ACTCGGACAGCGACGACCAGCTCTTTGACGGTCTGCACCTGGCGCCGGTGAGGAAGAAGACGGCGCTGGACCAAGACATGAAAAAAG TGAAGGCGTCGAGTCCTGCGGAAGCGGCGCCCCCTGCAGACGGGTTGGAGCCTTTCCCTCTGACCGTCACAGAAACCAAGCCTGGGACTCGAGACTTTGTGGACTGCACCGAGTCCaacgatgaggaggaagatgatcggcaggaggtggaagaagaagaagaggaggaggaggaggaggaagggaaggagaatTTAATGGAGGTGAAGGAAAACCAGAAAAAGGAGATTGAGGTTGAAGGAAGCGGCTCCTCTGATCTTCCCAAATGGGACGATTTCTTCACAGCGGAGGTGCTGACTGACAGTCAGAACAGCCTCAACAGCCAATTACATTCCTGCTGCTCCGTCcccagccccgccccctccaaaaTGACTGGTTCACAGAGCCCCGACCTGTTCGATCCCGAAGAGAACTTCAGCCTCACCCTCTCCGCCTCTCTGTCCGATCATTCCTCCCAGAACCTGGAAGCGTATTTGCCTGACACTCTGCTCCTCCAACCAGAgcaaggggggcggggccaagAAGACCCCTGGACCAACGCCGTGTCTGGGGCGAAGGAGGGCAACGGCCAATCGGAAGCGGAGGAGCTCTCCGGGTCGCAGGTGTCGTCGGACTTCGATATCCCGTGCACGCCAGAGTCGAAAGTGCCGCGACCCGATGACCTGTCGCAGCTGTACAGGAATCTGGCGTCGGGGGAGGACGTGGACGTCAGAAAAGGAAGTCAGCGGCTCATGTGA
- the meig1 gene encoding meiosis expressed gene 1 protein homolog has protein sequence MSTATDNNSKPRAMSRAKEWTAEVENLFRFQQAGYRDEMEYRQIQQGALIDKWPKSGFVKKLQRRDNTVFHYSRKRECEDRDVNKVLVYSY, from the exons ATGTCAACTGCTACTGATAACAACTCCAAGCCCAGGGCTATGAGCAGAGCCAAAGAATGGACGGCAGAGGTGGAAAACCTGTTCAGATTCCAGCAGGCCGGCTACAGAGATGAAATGGAGTACAGACAAATCCAACAAGGAGCCTTG ATTGACAAATGGCCAAAGTCCGGCTTCGTGAAGAAGCTCCAACGTCGAGACAACACGGTCTTTCACTACAGCAGGAAGAGGGAATGTGAGGACCGTGATGTCAACAAAGTCTTAGTTTATTCATATTAA
- the LOC119210644 gene encoding CD9 antigen isoform X2, with the protein MGALQCIKYLVFVFNFLFWLAGTGVLAVGLWLRFDSRTTGLFEGAESPTVFFTGVYILIAAGALMMVVGFLGCCGAIKESPCMLGLFFLFLLVIFAVEVAAGIWGLSNKDRVIEDVTEFYKQTYSNYKDTRQEALKETLRLIHFGLDCCGPTGTVIDAAKDICPKKEGLEVLITTSCPAAIDAMFNTKLHIIGGVGIGIGVIMIFGMIFSMMLCCAIKRSRDFV; encoded by the exons ATGGGGGCCCTGCAGTGTATCAAATACCTGGTGTTTGTGTTCAACTTTCTCTTCTGG CTCGCAGGTACCGGCGTGCTGGCCGTGGGCCTCTGGCTGCGCTTTGACTCCAGGACGACGGGGCTGTTTGAGGGCGCGGAATCTCCCACGGTCTTCTTCACCG GTGTGTACATCCTGATTGCGGCGGGGGCTCTGATGATGGTGGTGGGCTTCCTGGGATGCTGCGGCGCCATCAAAGAGTCGCCGTGCATGCTGGGATTG tttttcctcttcctcctcgtcatctTCGCTGTGGAAGTGGCTGCTGGGATCTGGGGCCTCTCCAACAAGGACAGG GTGATCGAAGACGTCACAGAGTTCTACAAGCAGACCTACTCCAACTATAAAGACACCCGGCAGGAGGCCCTGAAGGAGACGCTGCGTCTCATCCACTTTGGA CTCGACTGCTGCGGCCCGACGGGGACGGTGATCGACGCCGCCAAGGACATCTGCCCCAAGAAGGAGGGGCTGGAGGTCCTCATCACCACG agctGTCCAGCCGCCATCGACGCGATGTTCAACACGAAGCTGCACATCATCGGCGGAGTCGGCATCGGCATCGGCGTCATCATG atctTTGGCATGATCTTCAGCATGATGCTCTGCTGCGCCATCAAGCGGTCCAGGGACTTTGTCTGA
- the LOC119210644 gene encoding CD9 antigen isoform X1, translating to MTALSSWEVCLKYGLFVFNFVFWLAGTGVLAVGLWLRFDSRTTGLFEGAESPTVFFTGVYILIAAGALMMVVGFLGCCGAIKESPCMLGLFFLFLLVIFAVEVAAGIWGLSNKDRVIEDVTEFYKQTYSNYKDTRQEALKETLRLIHFGLDCCGPTGTVIDAAKDICPKKEGLEVLITTSCPAAIDAMFNTKLHIIGGVGIGIGVIMIFGMIFSMMLCCAIKRSRDFV from the exons ATGACTGCTCTCAGCAGCTGGGAGGTGTGCCTCAAATACGGCCTCTTCGTCTTCAACTTCGTCTTCTGG CTCGCAGGTACCGGCGTGCTGGCCGTGGGCCTCTGGCTGCGCTTTGACTCCAGGACGACGGGGCTGTTTGAGGGCGCGGAATCTCCCACGGTCTTCTTCACCG GTGTGTACATCCTGATTGCGGCGGGGGCTCTGATGATGGTGGTGGGCTTCCTGGGATGCTGCGGCGCCATCAAAGAGTCGCCGTGCATGCTGGGATTG tttttcctcttcctcctcgtcatctTCGCTGTGGAAGTGGCTGCTGGGATCTGGGGCCTCTCCAACAAGGACAGG GTGATCGAAGACGTCACAGAGTTCTACAAGCAGACCTACTCCAACTATAAAGACACCCGGCAGGAGGCCCTGAAGGAGACGCTGCGTCTCATCCACTTTGGA CTCGACTGCTGCGGCCCGACGGGGACGGTGATCGACGCCGCCAAGGACATCTGCCCCAAGAAGGAGGGGCTGGAGGTCCTCATCACCACG agctGTCCAGCCGCCATCGACGCGATGTTCAACACGAAGCTGCACATCATCGGCGGAGTCGGCATCGGCATCGGCGTCATCATG atctTTGGCATGATCTTCAGCATGATGCTCTGCTGCGCCATCAAGCGGTCCAGGGACTTTGTCTGA
- the tmem243b gene encoding transmembrane protein 243b, whose product MDDFTTRTYGTSGMDNRPLFGETSARDRIINLAVGGFTSLVVLVTVISSFVFPSLPPRPLNVFFAVCILLACGSAIVLIFWYRQGDLEPKFRNLIYYMLASILLLCLCANLYFHDVR is encoded by the exons ATGGATGACTTCACCACCAGGACGTACGGCACCAGCGGCATGGACAACAGGCCTCTGTTCGGGGAGACCTCGGCACGG GATCGGATCATCAACCTGGCGGTGGGGGGGTTCACGTCTCTGGTCGTTCTC GTGACGGTGATCAGCTCCTTTGTGTTCCCCTCGTTGCCTCCGCGGCCGCTCAACGTCTTCTTCGCCGTGTGCATCTTGTTGGCGTGCGGATCGGCGATAGTGCTG ATATTTTGGTACCGGCAGGGTGATCTGGAGCCTAAATTCAGGAACCTTATCTACTACATGCTGGCGTCCATCTTGCTGCTGTGTCTCTGTGCCAATCTCTACTTCCACGATGTCAGGTAA
- the LOC119211399 gene encoding overexpressed in colon carcinoma 1 protein homolog: MGCGNSSPAPSSSISSNAGGRVESSSKISEESVAEDEKRKNYGGVYVGFPADLGNIPKAQIGSLREQERDLLSLRRPLWGDGF; encoded by the exons ATGGGCTGTGGAAATTCCTCCCCGgcccccagcagcagcatcagcagcaacGCTGGAG GACGAGTCGAGTCTTCATCTAAGAT atCAGAGGAGTCTGTGGCCGAGGATGAAAAACGGAA GAACTATGGAGGTGTGTACGTGGGTTTCCCTGCAGACCTGGGCAACATTCCTAAAGCACAAATAGGATCCCTCAGag agcaggagagagaccTGTTGTCCCTCAGGAGGCCGCTGTGGGGGGACGGATTCTAA